The proteins below are encoded in one region of Microbispora sp. NBC_01189:
- a CDS encoding CDP-glycerol glycerophosphotransferase family protein produces MSDAVAERLRAVQELYDRGEPIDALVALVRAEGLSPAQRRELDREAIVGPLGLRLDAAAKRGAARRRQAVDVLRPYLAQVDPKVKRELPVGRRVACHLVETQDPGTLAEGDALVKLAAAAAEPSRRVRRGLRWYADLPVEVGDPSLLRLRAADLVPVTQIDDITWVGNRLRITGHAYIAGLSVRGRRFNHATVVLRGPRWLPRVTLRTRRIYRPEATHDAREPGCNYDWAGFSADLHPFSLRWRAGVRALVRGAKRLLRRRHTVQDTTTWRAEIVIWSRAARSRGVLRGPVIGRTERPAGLRVRPRWWVRPVWTSDKALQVVYQPTRAELTAVRLDGDSVELTGFLPGRPVTRGKARVGGHRMSADFTPAEGGSRFSLSLAVHTLLSAESRRLWVEPKGDPAAAVMLEGAEETRLLVGDREITVQGDRRDRVVISGHKILPVITSAAWQDESVMLTGRYPDPDHGPRDLVLRHRGGLTIRVPLERDGERFTVRLSPGAMPRFGTAVPLAEGTWNISVAPPGKYGPAMVPTRFDHAALDGLDEGPRTIGGRVYRFVATRFDVPVLVAAEDRPGDERSAAGVWALSRTFYPAERARPVRDATVYVSFDGRAYSDNPRAIYEERLRRGDESEHIWVVRDGAFVPPGSRELGLGEGVTPTVVREGSREHYEALARARYVVSNGFLPQWFRARDEQVCVQTWHGTPVKHIGRDQAHMKREPRPPVWHRQAVEVRGWDLLLSQSPWASSVLRKAFGYEGEILESGYPRNDVLLAGDRDVVAAEIRRRIGVPVGKRVVLYAPTFRDWDRRNAAVKLDLADARQALGDDHVVLVRGHMMQAFPHVNAQGGFAIDVTTYPDTADLMLIADVLVTDYSSVVFDFVATGRPVVLFTPDLGKYRSSRGLYLDLESQRPGPRLETSAEVVEALRHIDTVTAKLHDRYAAFVRTYAPHDNGKAAARVIDHVFTS; encoded by the coding sequence GACGCCGCGGCCAAGCGCGGGGCGGCCCGCCGCCGCCAGGCCGTCGACGTGCTCCGGCCGTACCTGGCGCAGGTCGATCCGAAGGTCAAGCGGGAGCTTCCGGTCGGGCGCCGGGTCGCCTGCCATCTCGTCGAGACCCAGGATCCGGGCACGCTCGCCGAGGGCGACGCGCTGGTCAAGCTGGCCGCCGCCGCGGCCGAGCCGTCCCGCCGGGTCCGGCGGGGCCTGCGGTGGTACGCCGACCTGCCGGTGGAGGTCGGCGATCCCTCGCTGCTGCGCCTGCGGGCGGCCGACCTCGTGCCGGTGACGCAGATCGACGACATCACCTGGGTGGGCAACCGGCTGCGGATCACCGGGCACGCCTACATCGCGGGCCTGTCGGTCCGCGGCCGGCGCTTCAACCACGCCACCGTCGTGCTGCGCGGCCCCCGCTGGCTGCCCCGGGTCACGCTGCGGACCCGGCGGATCTACCGCCCCGAGGCCACCCACGACGCGCGCGAGCCCGGGTGCAACTACGACTGGGCGGGCTTCAGCGCCGACCTGCACCCGTTCTCGCTGCGGTGGCGGGCGGGGGTGCGGGCCCTGGTGCGCGGCGCCAAGCGGCTGCTGCGCCGCCGCCACACCGTCCAGGACACCACCACCTGGCGGGCCGAGATCGTCATCTGGAGCCGCGCCGCCCGGTCCAGGGGCGTGCTGCGCGGTCCCGTGATCGGCCGCACCGAGCGCCCGGCCGGCCTGCGGGTGCGCCCGCGCTGGTGGGTGCGCCCGGTCTGGACCTCCGACAAGGCGCTGCAGGTGGTCTACCAGCCCACCCGCGCGGAGCTCACCGCCGTCCGGCTGGACGGCGACAGCGTCGAGCTCACCGGCTTCCTGCCGGGCCGGCCGGTCACCAGGGGCAAGGCCCGCGTCGGCGGGCACCGGATGTCGGCCGACTTCACCCCGGCCGAGGGCGGCAGCCGCTTCTCGCTCTCGCTCGCCGTCCACACTCTGCTCAGCGCCGAGTCCCGGCGGCTGTGGGTCGAGCCGAAGGGCGACCCCGCGGCGGCGGTGATGCTGGAGGGCGCGGAGGAGACCCGGCTACTCGTGGGCGACCGCGAGATCACCGTGCAGGGCGACCGGCGCGACCGGGTCGTCATCTCCGGCCACAAGATCCTGCCCGTGATCACCTCCGCCGCGTGGCAGGACGAGTCGGTCATGCTGACCGGGCGCTACCCCGACCCGGACCACGGCCCGCGCGACCTCGTGCTGCGGCACCGGGGCGGGCTCACCATCCGCGTCCCGCTGGAGCGCGACGGCGAGCGGTTCACCGTACGGCTGTCGCCCGGCGCGATGCCGCGCTTCGGCACGGCCGTGCCGCTGGCCGAGGGCACCTGGAACATCTCCGTGGCCCCTCCCGGCAAGTACGGCCCCGCCATGGTGCCCACCCGGTTCGACCACGCGGCGCTCGACGGGCTGGACGAGGGACCCCGGACGATCGGCGGCCGGGTCTACCGGTTCGTCGCCACCCGGTTCGACGTGCCGGTGCTGGTCGCGGCCGAGGACCGGCCCGGGGACGAGCGCAGCGCGGCGGGCGTGTGGGCGCTCAGCCGCACGTTCTACCCCGCCGAGCGGGCCCGGCCGGTGCGCGACGCCACCGTCTACGTCTCCTTCGACGGCCGCGCCTACTCCGACAACCCCAGGGCGATCTACGAGGAGCGGCTGCGCCGCGGCGACGAGAGCGAGCACATCTGGGTCGTCAGGGACGGCGCGTTCGTCCCGCCGGGCTCGCGCGAGCTGGGGCTCGGCGAGGGCGTGACGCCCACCGTCGTCCGCGAGGGCAGCCGGGAGCACTACGAGGCCCTCGCCCGGGCGCGGTACGTCGTCTCCAACGGTTTCCTGCCCCAGTGGTTCCGCGCCCGCGACGAGCAGGTCTGCGTGCAGACCTGGCACGGCACGCCGGTCAAGCACATCGGCCGCGACCAGGCCCACATGAAGCGCGAGCCACGGCCCCCGGTCTGGCACCGCCAGGCCGTCGAGGTGCGCGGGTGGGACCTGCTGCTGTCGCAGAGCCCCTGGGCGTCGTCGGTGCTCCGCAAGGCGTTCGGCTACGAGGGCGAGATCCTCGAGTCGGGCTACCCCCGCAACGACGTGCTGCTCGCCGGTGACCGCGACGTCGTCGCGGCCGAGATCAGGCGGCGCATCGGCGTCCCCGTGGGCAAGCGGGTCGTCCTGTACGCGCCGACCTTCCGGGACTGGGACCGCAGGAACGCGGCGGTCAAGCTCGACCTGGCCGACGCGAGGCAGGCCCTCGGCGACGACCACGTCGTGCTGGTGCGCGGGCACATGATGCAGGCCTTCCCGCACGTGAACGCGCAGGGCGGCTTCGCGATCGACGTCACGACCTATCCCGACACCGCCGACCTGATGCTGATCGCCGACGTGCTGGTGACCGACTACTCGTCGGTGGTCTTCGACTTCGTCGCGACCGGCCGGCCGGTGGTGCTGTTCACGCCGGACCTCGGCAAGTATCGCTCGTCCCGGGGTCTGTACCTCGACCTGGAGTCGCAGCGGCCGGGGCCGCGCCTGGAGACCTCCGCCGAGGTGGTGGAGGCGCTCCGCCACATCGACACGGTCACCGCGAAGCTGCACGACCGCTACGCCGCCTTCGTCCGCACCTACGCCCCCCACGACAACGGCAAGGCCGCCGCCCGCGTCATCGACCACGTCTTCACGTCCTGA